One Amblyomma americanum isolate KBUSLIRL-KWMA chromosome 8, ASM5285725v1, whole genome shotgun sequence DNA window includes the following coding sequences:
- the LOC144102783 gene encoding uncharacterized protein LOC144102783, which yields MECSECRNLFHLGKCSGVSEAAAKGKAEAFFEVWKCGTCYSSRLRGAGGGKEGDEVNIPVILSAILARLEKLEHLPEKVDNIDKSINMMSEKYDEVLKTMARQEAEIKELRKRVVVLESCSNNEEVNHLKVTLNDLEWRSRRQNLVFRAISESDGENLLEKVNDVAHSIELPELCEGDVDAVHRLPAKQGKVPGVLVRFTSQKLRDQWFLKGKSLRTSGSGVSIVENLTRLNRTLLDSATKWADANAYKYAWHRNNKVLVRKAHGELAHVIRCDDDLRRLLQ from the coding sequence ATGGAATGCTCTGAATGTAGAAACTTGTTCCACCTAGGAAAATGTTCTGGGGTGTCTGAGGCTGCTGCGAAGggaaaggctgaggcttttttcgaGGTTTGGAAATGTGGCACATGCTATTCGTCACGCCTGAGAGGGGCGGGAGGCGGCAAGGAGGGAGACGAAGTCAATATACCTGTCATTCTCAGTGCTATCCTTGCGAGACTTGAGAAACTTGAACATCTTCCAGAAAAAGTTGACAATATTGACAAGTCGATCAATATGATGTCAGAGAAATATGATGAAGTGTTAAAAACAATGGCTAGACAAGAGGCAGAGATTAAGGAACTTCGAAAGCGAGTTGTTGTCCTTGAAAGTTGTAGTAACAATGAGGAAGTGAATCATCTGAAGGTCACTCTGAACGATTTGGAGTGGAGGAGTAGACGGCAAAATTTGGTATTCCGTGCCATTTCGGAGTCAGATGGTGAGAATTTGCTTGAAAAAGTGAATGATGTGGCCCACTCAATTGAGCTTCCTGAGCTGTGCGAGGGTGATGTGGATGCCGTACACAGGCTTCCCGCGAAACAAGGCAAAGTTCCAGGTGTGCTAGTTCGTTTCACTTCGCAGAAGCTCAGAGATCAATGGTTTTTGAAAGGCAAATCGCTCAGAACGTCTGGCTCTGGGGTCTCAATCGTAGAAAACCTGACTCGGTTGAACAGAACGCTTCTCGATTCTGCAACGAAATGGGCTGATGCGAATGCCTACAAGTATGCCTGGCACCGGAACAACAAAGTGCTTGTACGAAAGGCGCACGGGGAACTGGCACACGTGATTCGATGCGATGACGATTTGAGGAGGCTGTTGCAGTGA